The following are encoded in a window of Chloroflexota bacterium genomic DNA:
- a CDS encoding thiamine pyrophosphate-dependent dehydrogenase E1 component subunit alpha, which yields MSMEKKPTSDQLLSLYRVMLTIRRSEEQLAKMFAAGLVHGACHTYVGEEAVATGVCAHLRAGDMVFSTHRGHGHALAKGVSPGALMAELLGRETGVSRGRGGSMHLFSPEVGMMGTSGIVAPCILQATGAAYAFKLKGLDNVGVAFFGDGASNNGAFHEGINMAGAWKLPAIFVCENNLYATEIAYSSVTANPEVATRAASFGIPGVAVDGNDVLAVYKAAEEAVRRARAGEGPTLIECKTYRTRAHAEGMRDAGYRSQDEINAWKQRDPIATFRKHLLEDEDAGEPELQKIESDVESGTVAAAKFAQASPYPDPATALTHVFAEETNR from the coding sequence TTGTCGATGGAGAAGAAACCTACCTCTGATCAGTTGCTTTCGTTGTACCGCGTCATGCTGACCATCCGGCGCAGCGAGGAACAACTCGCCAAGATGTTTGCGGCCGGCCTGGTGCATGGTGCGTGCCATACCTACGTTGGCGAAGAGGCGGTGGCGACCGGCGTCTGCGCGCACCTGCGCGCTGGCGACATGGTCTTCAGCACGCACCGCGGCCACGGCCACGCACTGGCGAAGGGCGTCAGCCCCGGTGCGCTGATGGCCGAGCTGCTGGGCCGCGAGACCGGCGTGTCACGCGGGCGCGGCGGCAGCATGCACCTGTTCTCGCCGGAAGTCGGCATGATGGGCACCAGCGGCATCGTCGCGCCGTGCATCCTGCAGGCGACCGGCGCAGCCTACGCCTTCAAGCTGAAGGGGCTGGACAACGTCGGCGTCGCCTTCTTCGGCGACGGCGCATCCAACAACGGTGCATTCCACGAAGGCATCAACATGGCCGGGGCCTGGAAGCTGCCCGCCATCTTCGTGTGCGAGAACAACCTGTACGCCACCGAGATCGCCTATTCATCGGTGACGGCCAACCCGGAGGTCGCGACCAGGGCGGCCTCGTTCGGCATTCCGGGCGTCGCGGTCGACGGCAACGATGTGCTGGCCGTCTACAAGGCGGCGGAAGAGGCCGTGCGGCGCGCGCGCGCCGGCGAGGGCCCGACGCTGATCGAGTGCAAGACCTACCGCACGCGCGCCCACGCGGAAGGCATGCGCGATGCCGGCTACCGCTCGCAGGACGAGATCAACGCGTGGAAGCAGCGCGACCCGATTGCCACGTTCCGCAAGCATCTGCTGGAAGACGAGGACGCCGGCGAACCGGAACTGCAGAAGATCGAGAGCGATGTCGAATCCGGCACCGTGGCGGCTGCGAAGTTTGCGCAGGCAAGCCCGTATCCGGACCCGGCCACTGCGCTCACGCATGTTTTCGCTGAAGAGACTAACCGGTAG
- a CDS encoding SDR family oxidoreductase, with protein MPGSPANSPGVPDYLASLYDLSGQVAVVTGGTGTLGGAMAVGLARAGAKVGVLGRRTSAAEARVSEIAASGGEAMPLVADVLNRAALDAACQSVLDRWGRIDILINCAGGNSTAGTVAVDGSFFDLTQDGLQNVIDLNLMGTLLPTQVFGAPMARQRAGCIINISSLSVPRALTRVVAYGAAKAGIENFTRWLAIELVRKHGPGLRVNAIAPGFFLAEMNKPFMLNPDGSWSARGQAVIDHSPSGRFGDPQELVGGTIWLCSKSASFVNGAVIQIDGGFGAFSGV; from the coding sequence ATGCCTGGCTCACCCGCTAATTCGCCCGGCGTTCCCGATTACCTCGCCAGCCTCTACGATCTGAGCGGGCAGGTTGCGGTCGTGACCGGCGGCACCGGCACGCTCGGCGGCGCCATGGCGGTCGGCCTGGCGCGCGCGGGCGCGAAGGTCGGCGTGCTCGGCCGTCGCACGTCCGCCGCCGAAGCGCGCGTGAGCGAAATCGCGGCGAGCGGCGGCGAGGCGATGCCGCTGGTTGCCGACGTGCTGAACCGCGCCGCGCTCGACGCGGCCTGCCAGTCGGTGCTCGACCGCTGGGGCCGCATCGATATCCTGATCAACTGCGCGGGCGGCAACTCCACCGCCGGCACGGTCGCGGTCGACGGCTCGTTCTTCGACCTGACGCAGGACGGCCTGCAGAACGTCATCGACCTGAACCTGATGGGCACGCTGCTGCCGACGCAGGTCTTTGGCGCGCCGATGGCGCGCCAGCGCGCCGGCTGCATCATCAACATCTCGTCGCTGTCGGTGCCGCGCGCGCTGACGCGCGTGGTCGCCTACGGCGCGGCCAAAGCCGGCATCGAGAACTTCACGCGCTGGCTGGCGATCGAACTGGTGCGCAAGCACGGCCCGGGCCTGCGTGTCAACGCGATCGCGCCCGGTTTCTTCCTGGCCGAGATGAACAAGCCATTCATGCTGAACCCGGACGGCTCGTGGTCCGCGCGCGGCCAGGCGGTGATCGACCACTCGCCCAGCGGGCGCTTCGGCGACCCGCAGGAACTGGTCGGCGGCACGATCTGGCTGTGCAGCAAGTCCGCCAGCTTTGTCAACGGCGCCGTCATCCAGATCGACGGCGGATTCGGCGCATTCAGCGGCGTGTAG
- a CDS encoding Ldh family oxidoreductase — translation MPPVKEITIQADALRDFVAQLFARAGIPEADAALVADSLIEADLRGVHSHGVMLIPGYIANIRAGRVNKQPKPSIVRETPSGVLMDGDNGMGQVIARQAMAKAIEKAKQSGVGVASVFHSTHYAAGAYWGLMAAEQNMIGIVLTSAGSIIAPFGGRTRMFGTNPWTITVPAKTEYPVVLDMATSVLAGGKLAWAAVRGDPVPPGLALDSEDRPTTNPEHGLAGRLLPFGGYKGYGLMVMVDMLATLLSGAAIGPEVMTNVRGGQDQNIGHYFQAIDVSAFIAVDDFKARVDDYTRMVRASELEAGSSQVLMPGEREFRLADQRRKDGIPMPVTMLAQLEKLAKDLGVAQPW, via the coding sequence ATGCCCCCCGTCAAGGAAATCACGATTCAGGCCGATGCCCTGCGCGACTTTGTGGCGCAGTTGTTCGCTCGAGCCGGCATTCCGGAAGCCGATGCGGCGCTCGTCGCGGACTCGCTGATCGAGGCCGACCTGCGCGGCGTGCACAGCCACGGCGTCATGCTGATACCGGGCTACATCGCGAACATTCGCGCCGGCCGCGTCAACAAGCAGCCGAAGCCGAGTATTGTGCGCGAGACGCCCAGCGGCGTACTGATGGACGGCGACAACGGCATGGGGCAGGTCATCGCCAGGCAGGCGATGGCGAAGGCGATCGAGAAGGCAAAGCAATCCGGCGTCGGCGTGGCGAGCGTCTTTCATAGCACCCACTACGCGGCGGGCGCGTACTGGGGCCTGATGGCGGCCGAGCAGAACATGATCGGCATTGTGCTGACCAGCGCCGGTTCGATCATCGCGCCGTTCGGCGGGCGCACGCGCATGTTCGGCACCAACCCGTGGACGATTACGGTGCCGGCCAAGACCGAGTACCCCGTCGTGCTCGACATGGCGACCAGCGTACTGGCCGGCGGCAAGCTCGCCTGGGCCGCGGTGCGCGGCGATCCGGTGCCGCCCGGCCTGGCGCTCGACAGCGAAGACCGCCCGACCACGAACCCGGAGCACGGCCTGGCCGGCCGCCTGCTGCCGTTCGGCGGCTACAAGGGGTACGGGCTGATGGTGATGGTGGACATGCTGGCGACGCTGCTGAGCGGCGCGGCGATCGGCCCCGAGGTGATGACGAACGTGCGCGGCGGGCAGGACCAGAACATCGGCCATTACTTCCAGGCGATCGATGTATCGGCGTTCATCGCGGTGGACGACTTCAAGGCGCGCGTCGACGACTATACGCGCATGGTGCGCGCCTCGGAACTGGAGGCGGGCAGCAGCCAGGTGCTGATGCCGGGTGAGCGCGAGTTCCGGCTGGCCGACCAGCGGCGCAAGGACGGCATCCCGATGCCGGTCACGATGCTGGCGCAACTGGAGAAGCTCGCAAAAGACCTGGGCGTCGCGCAGCCCTGGTAA
- a CDS encoding type II toxin-antitoxin system Phd/YefM family antitoxin, translated as MEKTIGAFEARRSLGKLIEEAFYKNDAFIIERSGRPMAVIVSVEDYEKWQRQAKDRLFALVDKARKGAAGVPAETVERDVRAAVRATRAKPRRSKAAAR; from the coding sequence ATGGAAAAGACGATTGGCGCATTTGAGGCCCGGCGCAGTCTGGGCAAGCTGATCGAAGAGGCGTTCTACAAGAACGATGCCTTCATCATCGAGCGTTCGGGTCGGCCGATGGCGGTTATTGTGTCGGTCGAAGACTACGAGAAATGGCAGCGCCAGGCCAAAGACCGGCTGTTCGCGCTCGTGGACAAGGCGCGCAAGGGCGCAGCCGGCGTGCCTGCGGAGACGGTCGAGCGCGATGTGCGCGCCGCCGTGCGCGCGACGCGGGCAAAGCCCCGCCGCAGCAAAGCGGCAGCGCGGTAG
- a CDS encoding alpha-ketoacid dehydrogenase subunit beta, with amino-acid sequence MRELTYTAAAREALTEEMARDSTIFVVGEGIGPRGGNFGTTLGLYELYGPMRLRDTPIAERGFIGMCTGAAMAGARPIVDFMMVDFILDAMGEIINQTAKMQYMSSGRIKMPIVLRGSIGIGKAAATHHSGAYYSIFANVPGLRVVVPTTPYDAKGLFKTAIRSDDPVIFLEHKLLLNNKGPVPEEEYLIPFGQAAISREGKDVTVVAIAAMVQEALAASDALAKEGVSVEVIDPRTISPLDIDTILASVHKTGLLLVVDETPAMCGVGAEIAAQVVDRGFDDLDAPVRRLNGSAVPVPYSPTLEGAMLPGAGSIAAALRELLAE; translated from the coding sequence ATGCGCGAACTGACATACACGGCGGCCGCCCGCGAGGCGCTGACCGAGGAAATGGCGCGGGATTCAACGATCTTCGTGGTCGGCGAGGGGATCGGCCCGCGCGGCGGCAACTTTGGAACGACCCTGGGCCTGTATGAGTTGTACGGGCCAATGCGCCTGCGCGACACGCCGATCGCCGAGCGCGGCTTCATCGGCATGTGCACCGGCGCGGCGATGGCCGGCGCGCGCCCGATCGTGGACTTCATGATGGTCGATTTCATCCTCGACGCGATGGGCGAGATCATCAACCAGACCGCCAAGATGCAGTACATGAGCAGCGGCCGCATCAAGATGCCGATCGTGCTGCGCGGCAGCATCGGCATCGGCAAGGCGGCCGCCACGCACCACTCCGGCGCCTACTACTCGATCTTCGCGAACGTGCCAGGCCTGCGCGTCGTCGTGCCGACGACGCCGTACGACGCCAAGGGGCTGTTCAAGACGGCGATCCGCAGCGACGACCCGGTCATCTTCCTGGAGCACAAGTTGCTGCTGAACAACAAGGGGCCGGTGCCGGAAGAGGAATACCTGATTCCGTTCGGCCAGGCGGCAATCTCGCGCGAAGGGAAAGATGTGACCGTCGTCGCGATCGCGGCAATGGTGCAGGAAGCGCTAGCGGCGAGTGATGCGCTGGCTAAGGAAGGCGTGTCGGTCGAAGTGATCGACCCGCGCACCATTTCGCCGCTCGACATCGACACGATCCTCGCGTCGGTGCACAAGACCGGTCTCCTGCTCGTGGTCGACGAGACGCCTGCCATGTGCGGCGTCGGGGCCGAGATCGCGGCGCAGGTGGTGGATCGCGGCTTCGACGACCTCGATGCGCCGGTCCGCCGACTGAATGGCAGCGCGGTGCCGGTGCCGTACAGCCCGACGCTGGAAGGCGCGATGCTGCCGGGCGCCGGCAGCATCGCGGCCGCCCTGCGCGAACTGCTGGCCGAGTAG
- a CDS encoding fumarylacetoacetate hydrolase family protein produces the protein MTDNTTNTGSASEITLWGRRIHGPTLPGQGIRCKRESALSPDEIAEIATIIARGRTERHSVELPERLKTRHWQSIMAVMDALNAKLAWPPAGWKVGAAAVEIQRAEGVPGPAPGLLSRDGVRESPAHMPRHLFINYRCSECEFAFRMREGLPPRATPYSEDEVASAVEALVPAVEIGDTVFDDWYGASGYQGSSMDNGGAAAFVYGAPVRDWRRLDLAAAKIDLYLNGQYIKSGHGRAAMGNPLTSLTWMANWLRERGRTLHAGEFVSTGTCTGHFFAAPGDRLDVDYGAIGKVVVIYE, from the coding sequence GTGACTGACAACACCACGAATACCGGCTCCGCGTCGGAGATCACCCTCTGGGGGCGGCGCATCCACGGCCCGACGCTGCCAGGGCAGGGCATCCGCTGCAAGCGCGAGTCGGCGCTCTCGCCCGACGAGATCGCGGAAATCGCTACGATCATTGCGCGCGGCCGCACCGAGCGGCACTCGGTCGAACTGCCGGAGCGGCTCAAGACGCGGCACTGGCAGTCGATCATGGCCGTGATGGACGCGCTCAATGCGAAGCTGGCGTGGCCGCCGGCCGGCTGGAAGGTCGGCGCGGCCGCCGTCGAGATCCAACGCGCCGAGGGCGTGCCGGGGCCGGCGCCGGGCCTGCTGAGCCGCGACGGCGTGCGCGAAAGCCCGGCGCACATGCCGCGCCACCTGTTCATCAACTACCGCTGCTCGGAGTGCGAGTTCGCCTTCCGCATGCGCGAGGGGCTGCCGCCGCGCGCAACGCCTTACAGCGAGGACGAGGTCGCCTCCGCGGTCGAGGCGCTGGTGCCGGCGGTCGAAATCGGCGACACGGTCTTCGACGACTGGTACGGCGCGAGTGGCTACCAGGGTTCGTCGATGGACAACGGCGGCGCGGCGGCGTTCGTGTACGGCGCGCCGGTGCGCGACTGGCGGCGGCTCGATCTGGCGGCTGCCAAGATCGACCTGTACCTGAACGGCCAGTACATCAAGTCCGGCCACGGCCGCGCGGCGATGGGCAACCCGCTCACCTCGCTGACGTGGATGGCGAACTGGCTGCGCGAGCGCGGCCGCACGCTGCACGCCGGCGAGTTCGTCAGTACCGGCACCTGCACCGGGCACTTCTTCGCCGCGCCCGGCGACCGGCTTGATGTCGACTATGGCGCGATCGGCAAGGTCGTCGTCATCTACGAGTAG
- a CDS encoding putative toxin-antitoxin system toxin component, PIN family gives MRVVLDVGIFVSAIIRADGHPSQILETWRDGRFDVLSSLPILDDLRRVLAYPRIRKHHRLTAGEIDQLVIALGDAVRLAPDVQALQVVPGDPDDDKIIACAVAGDADYIVSGDEHLLSMVHYEGIQIVSPRRFLAILG, from the coding sequence ATGCGCGTCGTGCTCGATGTCGGGATCTTCGTCAGCGCCATCATACGAGCGGATGGCCATCCCTCGCAGATACTGGAAACGTGGCGCGACGGGCGCTTCGATGTGCTTTCGTCGCTGCCGATTCTGGACGATCTGCGCCGGGTGCTAGCCTATCCACGCATCCGAAAGCATCACCGGTTGACCGCTGGCGAGATCGATCAATTGGTTATCGCATTGGGCGATGCGGTCAGGTTGGCGCCGGATGTGCAGGCGTTGCAGGTTGTACCTGGTGACCCAGACGACGACAAGATCATCGCGTGTGCGGTCGCCGGAGACGCCGACTACATCGTCTCCGGCGATGAACACCTCTTGAGCATGGTTCATTACGAGGGAATACAGATCGTGTCGCCCAGGCGCTTCTTGGCGATTCTCGGCTAG
- a CDS encoding ferrous iron transport protein A — protein MTPDASGSVLTLADLASGQSACVTHLTATHPGRSERLMAYGIAPGQVITLVQRHPAFVVRVDETELALDADVARCVAVDPATA, from the coding sequence ATGACGCCTGACGCATCCGGCAGCGTCCTGACGCTGGCCGACCTCGCGTCGGGCCAGTCTGCCTGCGTCACACATCTAACCGCGACCCACCCCGGACGCAGCGAACGCCTGATGGCGTACGGCATTGCGCCGGGCCAGGTCATCACCCTCGTACAGCGCCACCCCGCTTTTGTCGTGCGCGTCGACGAGACCGAACTCGCGCTGGATGCCGACGTGGCGCGCTGCGTCGCTGTCGATCCGGCGACGGCGTAG
- a CDS encoding SDR family oxidoreductase, with translation MSQRRFEGKVAIVTGAGRGMGRAIAMQLAREGASVVVNDVQPAWAETVAAEIAAAGGQAIGIAADVSREDQVASMVAAAVARFGTVDILVNNAGILGHTTPLEQIAGDEWDRMMAINVKGVFNCTKAVLPIMQARRYGKIVNMSSSAGRSTSTFGGAHYTTSKAAVLGLTRHTAREAAPYNINVNATAPGSMDTEMVRERATPEHLASEERKIPLRRLGTAQDEANLVAFLCSDESSYIAGATIDINGADLLI, from the coding sequence TTGAGTCAGCGACGGTTTGAGGGCAAGGTGGCGATTGTCACCGGCGCGGGGCGCGGCATGGGCCGCGCGATTGCAATGCAACTGGCGCGCGAGGGCGCCTCGGTCGTCGTCAACGACGTGCAGCCGGCGTGGGCGGAGACGGTCGCCGCCGAGATTGCGGCGGCGGGCGGCCAGGCGATCGGCATCGCCGCCGACGTCAGCCGCGAAGATCAGGTGGCGTCGATGGTCGCGGCGGCCGTGGCGCGCTTCGGCACGGTTGATATCCTGGTCAACAACGCCGGGATACTGGGCCACACCACGCCGCTCGAGCAGATCGCGGGCGACGAGTGGGATCGGATGATGGCGATCAACGTCAAGGGCGTGTTCAACTGCACCAAGGCGGTCCTGCCGATCATGCAGGCCAGGCGCTACGGCAAGATCGTCAACATGTCGTCGTCGGCCGGGCGCAGCACGAGCACGTTCGGCGGCGCGCACTACACGACCTCGAAGGCCGCGGTGCTCGGCCTGACGCGGCACACGGCGCGCGAAGCCGCGCCCTACAACATCAACGTCAACGCGACGGCGCCGGGCAGCATGGACACCGAAATGGTGCGCGAGCGGGCCACGCCGGAGCATCTCGCGTCCGAGGAACGCAAGATCCCGCTGCGGCGGCTCGGCACGGCGCAGGACGAGGCCAATCTGGTCGCGTTCCTCTGCTCGGACGAGTCGTCATACATTGCGGGGGCGACCATCGACATCAACGGCGCAGACCTGCTGATTTAG
- the feoB gene encoding ferrous iron transport protein B, whose translation MTCHSPSTLAASSGGSNIVLVGNHNVGKSVIFGWLTGTYATVANYPGTTVEIMRGRSRTQPDRTVIDTPGVNSLQPLSDDERVTRDVLIDESAHAVVQVADAKNLRRALLITSQLAEAAVPLIVTLNMADEARRRGIRVDAAALSRRIGAPVVTTTATKREGLAELLAALDAPAPARALVRYDAPIEAAIARIEAVWQARHAGNALPLANLRAIAVMFLAGDPTIDEWVRSHAGAAALGDLVAVRTELQTQRAEPLSRAIQNSRTRWIDTIVPAVTQRDFGADDSLAARFGRLAVHRVWGIPILLAVLVAMYMFVGKFGAGTLVNYVEGTLFGEWINPAAVRLVRDWVPFPLVQDFLVGDYGVITVALTYGFAIILPIVFTFFIAFGILEDSGYLPRLAVMADRVFKAMGLNGKAVLPMVLGLGCDTMATMTTRTLETKKDRILVTLLLALGVPCSAQLGVVLGMLGGLDARATLIWTGVVAGVLLAVGWLAAKVVPGNTSDFILELPPIRVPRIGPLLVKTLARMEWYLKEVLPLFVGGTVLLFLLNLSGALTALKALATPLIVGWLGLPEVATEAFLIGFLRRDYGAAGFFLMAREGLLTPNQIIVALVTLTLFVPCIANFFVMVKERGWRTTLAITAFIFPFAFAAGGVLNLVLRAWS comes from the coding sequence ATGACCTGCCACTCCCCTTCGACTCTTGCCGCCTCAAGCGGCGGCTCCAACATCGTTCTGGTCGGCAACCACAACGTCGGCAAATCGGTCATCTTCGGCTGGCTGACCGGGACCTACGCGACGGTGGCCAACTATCCCGGCACGACCGTCGAGATCATGCGCGGGCGCTCGCGCACGCAGCCGGACCGCACCGTCATCGACACGCCGGGCGTCAATTCGCTGCAGCCGCTGTCGGACGACGAGCGGGTGACGCGCGATGTGCTGATCGACGAGAGCGCGCACGCGGTTGTGCAGGTCGCCGACGCCAAGAACCTGCGCCGCGCCCTGCTGATCACGTCGCAACTGGCTGAAGCGGCAGTGCCGCTGATCGTGACGCTCAACATGGCCGACGAAGCGCGCCGGCGCGGAATCCGCGTCGATGCCGCCGCGCTGTCGCGGCGGATCGGCGCGCCAGTGGTGACCACGACCGCGACGAAACGCGAGGGACTGGCTGAACTGCTGGCGGCGCTCGACGCGCCGGCGCCGGCACGCGCGCTGGTCCGGTACGATGCGCCGATCGAGGCCGCCATCGCCCGCATCGAGGCGGTTTGGCAGGCGCGTCACGCGGGCAACGCGCTGCCCCTTGCGAACCTGCGCGCCATCGCCGTCATGTTCCTGGCCGGCGATCCAACCATCGACGAATGGGTCCGTTCACACGCAGGCGCTGCCGCGCTGGGCGATCTGGTCGCGGTGCGTACCGAATTGCAGACACAGCGCGCCGAGCCGCTCTCGCGCGCCATCCAGAACAGCCGCACCCGCTGGATCGACACGATCGTGCCGGCCGTCACGCAGCGCGATTTCGGCGCGGACGACTCGCTGGCGGCTCGCTTCGGGCGGCTGGCGGTGCACCGGGTCTGGGGCATCCCGATTCTGCTCGCCGTGCTGGTGGCGATGTACATGTTCGTCGGCAAGTTCGGCGCGGGCACCCTGGTCAACTACGTCGAGGGCACGCTCTTCGGCGAGTGGATCAATCCGGCGGCCGTCCGCCTTGTCCGCGACTGGGTGCCGTTTCCACTTGTACAGGATTTCCTCGTCGGCGATTACGGCGTCATCACGGTGGCACTCACCTACGGCTTCGCGATCATCCTGCCGATCGTATTCACCTTCTTCATCGCCTTCGGCATCCTGGAGGATTCCGGCTATCTGCCGCGGCTGGCAGTGATGGCCGACCGCGTCTTCAAGGCGATGGGGCTGAACGGCAAGGCGGTGCTGCCGATGGTGCTCGGCCTCGGCTGCGACACGATGGCGACCATGACGACGCGCACGCTGGAGACGAAGAAAGACCGCATCCTGGTCACGCTGCTGCTGGCGCTCGGCGTGCCGTGCTCGGCGCAACTCGGCGTGGTGCTCGGTATGCTGGGCGGGCTCGACGCGCGCGCCACGCTGATCTGGACGGGAGTCGTCGCCGGCGTCCTGCTGGCGGTCGGCTGGCTGGCGGCGAAGGTGGTGCCGGGCAACACGTCGGACTTCATTTTGGAGCTGCCGCCGATCCGCGTGCCGCGCATCGGCCCCCTGCTGGTCAAGACGCTGGCGCGCATGGAGTGGTATTTGAAAGAGGTGCTGCCGCTATTCGTCGGCGGCACGGTGTTGCTCTTCCTGCTGAACCTGTCCGGCGCGCTGACCGCACTCAAGGCGCTGGCAACGCCGCTGATTGTCGGCTGGCTCGGCCTGCCCGAAGTCGCCACCGAGGCGTTCCTGATCGGGTTCCTGCGGCGCGACTACGGCGCGGCCGGCTTCTTCCTGATGGCGCGCGAGGGTCTGCTGACGCCGAACCAGATCATCGTCGCGCTGGTCACGCTCACGCTGTTCGTGCCGTGCATCGCCAACTTCTTCGTGATGGTCAAGGAGCGCGGCTGGCGCACGACGCTCGCGATCACGGCGTTCATCTTCCCGTTCGCGTTCGCGGCCGGCGGCGTGCTCAACCTCGTGCTACGCGCGTGGTCATAA
- a CDS encoding 2-oxo acid dehydrogenase subunit E2 — MAYEIVMPRLGWTMEEGVFLEWLMHDGDAVKIGDLLCQVEGDKAVNEIESFESGVLRIPPDAPPPGAKIKVGTLLGYIVAPGETAPFEKGGGSPATAAAPAPVATAAAPATTPQSAAPARSNAPTISPRARRIAGELGVAWEGLKGSGRTGRIVERDVRAASAAKPAAVPASGQLRISPLAQRRAAELGVDLQRLVAAQPGKRIEVADIEAAAAAQPTTDATGPLSGVRRIIAERMGTSAHTTAPVTLTTEADATELVRLRRAIADDLQGTNAATPTYNDLLAKIVSVALSEHPALNVSLIGDGLVQHAAVHVGLAVDTERGLLVPVVRDVQSKSVQAIAAESARLLEQVRAGKISPDDLRGGTFTITNLGMYEIDAFTPIINLPECAILGVGRIVARPVVVDEASETVAVRKMVALSLTFDHRLVDGGPAARFLQRIKQLVERPYAWLTR; from the coding sequence ATGGCATACGAGATAGTCATGCCGCGCCTGGGCTGGACGATGGAAGAAGGCGTCTTCCTCGAATGGCTCATGCACGACGGCGACGCGGTAAAGATCGGCGACCTGCTGTGCCAGGTCGAGGGCGACAAAGCGGTCAACGAAATCGAATCGTTCGAGAGCGGCGTGCTGCGCATCCCGCCGGATGCGCCACCGCCCGGCGCGAAGATCAAAGTCGGGACACTGCTCGGTTACATCGTCGCGCCAGGCGAGACCGCTCCATTTGAGAAGGGCGGGGGCAGCCCGGCGACGGCCGCCGCTCCTGCACCTGTTGCGACGGCGGCCGCGCCGGCGACAACCCCCCAATCTGCCGCGCCGGCCCGCAGTAACGCGCCGACGATCAGCCCGCGTGCCCGGCGCATCGCCGGTGAGCTCGGCGTGGCATGGGAAGGCCTGAAGGGCAGCGGCCGCACCGGCCGCATTGTCGAGCGCGACGTGCGGGCAGCGTCGGCAGCAAAGCCCGCGGCCGTCCCGGCGAGCGGCCAACTGCGCATCAGTCCGCTGGCTCAGCGGCGCGCGGCCGAGCTTGGCGTGGATTTACAGCGCCTGGTCGCGGCGCAACCCGGCAAGCGGATCGAAGTGGCCGATATCGAGGCCGCAGCCGCCGCACAGCCGACCACCGACGCGACTGGGCCGCTCAGCGGAGTGCGCCGCATCATCGCCGAACGCATGGGCACGAGCGCGCATACGACCGCGCCGGTGACGCTGACGACGGAAGCCGACGCCACCGAACTGGTGCGCCTGCGCCGCGCGATTGCCGACGACTTGCAGGGCACCAACGCGGCGACGCCGACGTATAACGACCTGCTGGCGAAGATCGTGTCGGTCGCGCTGTCCGAGCATCCGGCGCTGAACGTCTCGCTGATTGGCGACGGGCTGGTGCAGCACGCGGCCGTGCACGTCGGCCTGGCGGTCGATACCGAGCGCGGCCTGCTGGTGCCGGTCGTGCGCGACGTGCAGAGCAAGTCGGTGCAGGCGATCGCGGCCGAGTCGGCGCGGCTGCTCGAGCAGGTGCGGGCCGGCAAGATCTCGCCCGACGACCTGCGCGGCGGCACGTTCACGATCACCAACCTCGGCATGTATGAGATCGACGCGTTCACGCCGATCATCAACCTGCCGGAGTGCGCGATTCTCGGCGTCGGGCGCATCGTTGCCCGGCCGGTCGTCGTGGACGAGGCGTCCGAGACGGTCGCCGTGCGCAAGATGGTCGCGCTCAGCCTGACCTTCGATCATCGCCTGGTCGATGGCGGGCCGGCGGCGCGCTTCCTGCAGCGCATCAAGCAATTAGTGGAGCGGCCCTATGCCTGGCTCACCCGCTAA